Below is a window of Planctomycetes bacterium MalM25 DNA.
CAGCTCCCCGATGGTCCGCCGCACCCGCTCACGCGGGGTGAGATAGGAACGTTCGAGCGCGATCGCGCCGACGGTCAGCAACACGGCCAAGGCCAAGAGCCCTTGCGACCCGCGCGTGCCGGTCTGCGTGTAGACGATCGCCGCCAGCGTGATCAGCAAGAGGCCCAGGGCGCCGACGGCCAACGGGCTTTCGAGCAGCAGGTCCATCGTGGCGTCTCCTTCGTGAGAAGAGAGGGGGAGCGAAACGCGGACGACTCTCTCCCAGTCTACCCGCTACGCCGCTTTCAGGCCCGCTTGTTGCTGGTTGAGCTTGTTGTAAAGCGTCTTGAGGCTGATGCCGAGTTCGGAGGCCGCCTTCGGCTTGGCGCCGTCGTGCCGTTCGAGGGCGTCGTGGATCGCCTCCATCTCAAGGTCGCGGAGGGTCATCGGACCGCGTGACCGGACGGCGCCGTTCAGCTGCCGGCGGTTGAAGTGCTGCGGCAGGTCGTCGGCGGTGATCGGCCCCGCGTCGCACAGGATCGTGGCGTGCTCGATCACGTTCGCCAGCTCGCGGACGTTGCCGGGCCAGACGTGCGCCTTCAGCGCCGCGACCGCGTCGTCGGTCAGCTGCTGCTCGATCGGCTTCGCGTGCGGGCGGAAACGCCGCAGCAGGTGCTCGGCGAGAGGGGGCAGGTCGTCGATCCGTTCGCGGAGAGCGGGCAGGTGAATCTCGAACGTGTTGATTCGGTACATGAGGTCTTCGCGGAACGCGCCGGACTCGACCATCTCGGCCAGGTCGCGGTGCGTAGCGCAGACGACACGCACGTCGATCGACAGCGTCTTGTTCTCGCCGACGCGGCGGATCTCGCGGCTCTCCAGCACGCGGAGCAGCTTCGCCTGCATCGCCTTGGGCAGCTCGCCGATCTCGTCGAGGAAGATCGTGCCGCCGCTGGCGACCTCGAAGAGTCCGACGCGGTGCTCGTCGGCGCCCGTGAAGGCGCCCTTCGCGTGGCCGAACAGCTCGCTCTCGATCAGGTTCTCCGGCAGCGCGCCGCAGTTGATCGCGACGAACGGCTTGTCCGCCCGCCCGCTCTGGTCGTGCACCGCGCGGGCGACCAGTTCCTTGCCCGATCCGGTCTCGCCGAGGACCAGCACGGTCGAATCGGTGGGGGCGACCTTGTCGATGAGCGCCTTGACCCGCGCCATCGGCCGGCTGTCGCCCACCAGCTGAGGCGCCCCCTCGATCGAGGCGAGGCGGCGTTCCAGCGCGTGGAACTTCTGGGTCAGCTCCCGCTTGCTCTCGATCCGCTTGAGCAGGGCCTCGATCTCGACCAGCTTGCACGGCTTGGTGAGGTAATCAAAGGCGCCGTGCCGCAGCGCGGCGATGGCGCTCTCGGTCGTGCTCTTGCCGGTGAGCATCACCGCCTCGGTGGCGGGCGAGAGTTCCTTGAGCTTCGCGATCACCTCGACGCCGGTCATGCCGGGCATGTCGAGATCGACGATGATGGCGTCGTAGTTGTTCTTCTCGATCGCCGCGACCGCCGTCAGGCCATCGGGGCAGACGGTCACCGTGTGGCCCATCCGCGGCAGCTCGAGCTTCATCAGCTCCTGCAGCGAACGCTCGTCGTCCGCAAACAGCAGCGAGAGGCCTTTCGTTTGATTCTTATCGGCGGCGGGCATGTTGGTTCGCGTCCTTGCGATCGTTAGTTAACAGCGTCTCGGTCTCAGGCCGCCGTGCCGACGGCGACCGGTTGTTCGGTGGGCAGCGTCAGGGTGAAGGACGATCCCTGCCCGACCCCCTCGGAGTCGGCGGTCAGCTCGCCGTGGTGCTCTTCGACAATGCGGTACGTGATCGACAGGCCGAGCCCGGTCCCCTGCCCCGATCGGCGGCGGGTGAAGAAGGGCTCGAAGAGGTGCCGTTTCACCTCCTCGGTCATGCCGCAGCCGTTGTCGCGG
It encodes the following:
- the zraR_6 gene encoding Transcriptional regulatory protein ZraR, translating into MPAADKNQTKGLSLLFADDERSLQELMKLELPRMGHTVTVCPDGLTAVAAIEKNNYDAIIVDLDMPGMTGVEVIAKLKELSPATEAVMLTGKSTTESAIAALRHGAFDYLTKPCKLVEIEALLKRIESKRELTQKFHALERRLASIEGAPQLVGDSRPMARVKALIDKVAPTDSTVLVLGETGSGKELVARAVHDQSGRADKPFVAINCGALPENLIESELFGHAKGAFTGADEHRVGLFEVASGGTIFLDEIGELPKAMQAKLLRVLESREIRRVGENKTLSIDVRVVCATHRDLAEMVESGAFREDLMYRINTFEIHLPALRERIDDLPPLAEHLLRRFRPHAKPIEQQLTDDAVAALKAHVWPGNVRELANVIEHATILCDAGPITADDLPQHFNRRQLNGAVRSRGPMTLRDLEMEAIHDALERHDGAKPKAASELGISLKTLYNKLNQQQAGLKAA